Proteins from one Salvelinus sp. IW2-2015 linkage group LG32, ASM291031v2, whole genome shotgun sequence genomic window:
- the tmub1 gene encoding transmembrane and ubiquitin-like domain-containing protein 1 — MALIEGVGDEVTLLFGAVLLLLVLVIAWASTHTAEPPENLFTTTPTSASSSSVSASLQLRTGPSDQHPAPNNITTNDSDSPELPPTTTTLVSLTPPLGEEGKAEAGGQIPEGGGERGVEGAGGESSLLEEEGSGFRRDGMRHREGVGGGQAGAGPSPSPSFPTPSPLDSASSDSHFPDVDTAAAAERNMVLRLKFLNDTERMAQVKPEDTIGYIKRTYFAGQEHQVRLIYQGQLLQDDGQTLASLNLADNCVLHCHISQHATRAAPAGARAADQVHVALNVGSLMVPLFVLMLSVLWYFQIQYRQFFTAPATASLVGITIFFSFVAFAVYRR, encoded by the exons ATGGCTCTAATCGAGGGGGTGGGGGACGAGGTCACCCTGCTCTTTGGGGCGGTCCTCCTGCTGCTGGTACTGGTGATTGCCTGGGCCTCCACGCACACGGCCGAGCCCCCTGAAAACCTCTTCACCACAACCCCTacctccgcctcctcctcttcAGTCTCTGCCTCCCTCCAGCTCCGGACCGGCCCCTCCGATCAGCACCCGGCTCCCAATAACATCACCACCAATGACAGCGACAGTCCGGAGTTGCCACCCACCACAACCACTCTGGTCAGCCTGACCCCACCTTTGGGGGAGGAAGGTAAGGCAGAGGCGGGAGGACAGATTCCTGAGGGGGGTGGAGAAAGGGGAGTAGAGGgggcaggtggagagagcagCCTTCTGGAAGAAGAGGGGTCGGGCTTCAGGAGGGATGGTATGAGACACCGAGAGGGCGTCGGAGGTGGCCAGGCTGGAGCCggcccctctccttccccttctttCCCCACCCCGAGTCCACTAGACAGTGCCTCAAGTGACAGCCACTTCCCTGATGTGGATACTGCTGCCGCTGCCGAGAGGAACATGGTCTTGCGTCTTAAGTTCCTCAACGACACAGAGAGGATGGCCCAGGTCAAGCCTGAGGACACCATTGGTTACATCAAAAG GACCTACTTCGCCGGTCAAGAGCACCAGGTGCGCCTCATCTACCAGGGCCAGCTGCTTCAGGACGATGGCCAGACACTGGCCTCGCTAAACCTGGCTGACAACTGCGTCTTGCACTGCCACATCTCCCAGCACGCCACCAGGGCAGCACCAGCAGGGGCCCGGGCTGCCGACCAGGTCCACGTGGCCCTCAACGTGGGCAGCCTCATGGTGCCCCTGTTTGTGCTCATGCTGTCTGTGCTCTGGTACTTCCAGATCCAGTACCGTCAATTCTTCACCGCACCCGCCACCGCGTCACTAGTGGGCATCACCATTTTCTTTAGCTTTGTGGCGTTTGCGGTCTATCGCCGCTGA